The segment AGAAAACCACCTAGATGTCCATGGGATTGATATAGCTGTGCTGTCGGGTTCTACCGTTTACGGTGCTGCGGTCCACCCAAATTCCGATTACGGCGCAGCGATGTGTCGCGCTTTCAATGACTGGACGCTTGAAACTTGGGTCAAGGCGGACTCCCGATTCAAAGCATCTATTGCCATCGCTCCAACGGATCCACAACAGGCAGCCGAAGAGATTCATCGACTTGGTGAGCATCCATCGGTCTTTCAGGTGATTATGCCCGCCGGTGCCCGGATGCCCTTCGGCAATCGGTTCTATCATCCGATCTACGAAGCCGCTCAGGAGCACGGCTTGCCGATGTGCGTTCACTTCGGTGCAGAGGGATCCGGCATCGCCAATGCCCCAACCGCCGCCGGATACCCATCATACTACTTGGAGATGCGTATGGCACGTCCGCAGATCGCGATGGCGCATACAGTTAGCTTGATCTGCGAGG is part of the Candidatus Poribacteria bacterium genome and harbors:
- a CDS encoding amidohydrolase family protein, with translation RENHLDVHGIDIAVLSGSTVYGAAVHPNSDYGAAMCRAFNDWTLETWVKADSRFKASIAIAPTDPQQAAEEIHRLGEHPSVFQVIMPAGARMPFGNRFYHPIYEAAQEHGLPMCVHFGAEGSGIANAPTAAGYPSYYLEMRMARPQIAMAHTVSLICEGVFEKFPDFRFLFIEHDTFWLPGLMWHMDADWKSTRDYTPWVKKLPSEYIRQHIRFGSQPMEQPPTRADRNKFLEWLHADEILVYASDYPHWD